The following proteins are encoded in a genomic region of Phragmites australis chromosome 9, lpPhrAust1.1, whole genome shotgun sequence:
- the LOC133928590 gene encoding glutaredoxin-C7-like: MQGGGGVSCAVAGEAPSPAGVHLRAGGGGARLLGLTIDPAGDVEAPAERIGRLVRESPVVIFARRGCCMCHVMRRLLEAVGAHATVIELEEAAEEAAASAAAAAAVPALFVGGVPVGGLDGLMGLHLSGRLVPRLREVGALCG; the protein is encoded by the coding sequence ATGCAGGGAGGAGGTGGCGTGAGCTGCGCGGTGGCCGGCGAGGCACCGTCGCCCGCGGGAGTTCACCTCCGTGCCGGCGGCGGGGGCGCTCGGCTGCTGGGCCTGACCATCGATCCTGCGGGCGACGTGGAGGCCCCCGCGGAGCGCATCGGGCGGCTGGTCCGCGAGAGCCCCGTGGTGATCTTCGCGCGGCGCGGGTGCTGCATGTGCCACGTGATGCGGCGGCTGCTGGAGGCCGTGGGCGCGCACGCCACCGTCATCGAGCTGGAGGAGGCCGCCGAGGAGgccgcggcgtcggcggccgccgctgccgccgtgcCGGCGCTCTTCGTCGGCGGCGTTCCCGTGGGCGGGCTCGACGGGCTCATGGGGCTCCACCTCAGCGGCCGCCTCGTCCCGCGCCTAAGGGAGGTCGGCGCGCTCTGCGGCTAG